In one window of Meiothermus sp. DNA:
- a CDS encoding DUF192 domain-containing protein has protein sequence MREYRSSVVLMVLLLILGAMPMVLLAASARRPSPVTASRALGQERISLRAPHAQPVALTVEIVDMAAQPEKVQRLRGMVLEHGGLMWLHPQVTDQPLEARAYTAPVSVAFFDRNGVILQVLDLKPCSARCPSYFPKVAYRGRLEVAWGWFAQQGIGVGSQIEGPSIQVLKARSD, from the coding sequence ATGCGGGAGTACAGGAGTTCGGTAGTCCTGATGGTGCTGCTGCTGATTCTGGGTGCAATGCCCATGGTATTGCTGGCCGCTTCTGCCCGGCGCCCCTCCCCGGTTACTGCCTCCAGGGCCCTGGGCCAGGAGCGAATCAGCCTCAGAGCACCGCATGCCCAGCCGGTGGCCCTTACCGTGGAGATAGTAGACATGGCCGCACAGCCCGAAAAAGTGCAGCGACTGCGGGGGATGGTACTCGAGCACGGCGGGCTCATGTGGTTGCATCCGCAGGTTACCGACCAGCCCCTCGAGGCCCGTGCATACACCGCTCCGGTCTCAGTGGCTTTCTTCGACCGCAATGGGGTGATCTTGCAGGTGCTTGACCTAAAGCCCTGTAGCGCCCGATGCCCCAGCTACTTCCCCAAGGTGGCTTACCGGGGGCGGCTAGAGGTGGCTTGGGGCTGGTTTGCCCAACAGGGTATCGGCGTGGGTAGCCAGATTGAAGGGCCCTCCATCCAGGTGCTCAAAGCCCGGTCAGATTAG
- a CDS encoding sugar ABC transporter substrate-binding protein: MRKVVGITGSLVLAVAMLGLVTAQNKTPYVGLITKTESNPFFVKMKEGAQKEAQKLGAKFISAAGKIDGDNAGQVAAIENMVAAGVNTILITPSDAKAIIPAIKKAQAAGVQVIALDSPTDPASAVDALFATNNYQAGVLIGKYAAAAMKGKKPVIATLDLFPGHPVGAQRHNGFLAGFGLKSLGAESNELAKPAEVVCMADTFGDRAKGQTAMENCLQKNPNINLVYTINEPAAAGAYQALKAAGKEKSVIIVSVDGGCEGVRNVEQGIIAATSQQYPLRMAAMGVQAGVEYVKTGKKASGYVDTGVELIAKAPVPGVASKDVKYGLANCWGQ, from the coding sequence ATGCGCAAGGTAGTAGGCATTACAGGTTCGTTGGTGTTGGCAGTTGCCATGCTGGGCTTGGTCACGGCCCAAAACAAGACCCCTTATGTGGGCTTGATTACCAAAACCGAGTCCAACCCGTTCTTTGTCAAAATGAAGGAAGGCGCTCAAAAGGAAGCGCAGAAGCTGGGTGCAAAATTCATCAGCGCTGCCGGAAAAATCGATGGAGACAACGCCGGACAGGTTGCGGCCATCGAGAACATGGTAGCCGCCGGCGTGAATACCATCCTGATCACCCCTAGCGATGCCAAGGCCATCATCCCGGCCATCAAGAAAGCCCAGGCTGCCGGGGTGCAGGTGATTGCGCTGGATAGCCCCACCGACCCCGCCAGTGCGGTTGACGCCCTGTTTGCCACCAACAACTACCAGGCCGGCGTGCTGATTGGTAAATACGCTGCTGCCGCCATGAAAGGCAAGAAGCCGGTGATTGCTACCCTGGATCTGTTCCCCGGCCACCCCGTGGGGGCCCAGCGCCACAACGGCTTCCTGGCCGGGTTTGGGCTGAAAAGCCTTGGCGCTGAAAGCAACGAGCTGGCCAAGCCCGCCGAAGTAGTCTGCATGGCCGACACCTTCGGCGACCGGGCTAAGGGTCAGACCGCTATGGAAAACTGCCTGCAGAAAAACCCCAACATCAACCTGGTCTACACCATCAACGAACCCGCAGCCGCTGGTGCCTATCAGGCTTTGAAGGCCGCCGGCAAGGAGAAGAGCGTAATTATCGTTTCGGTAGACGGTGGGTGTGAGGGAGTACGCAACGTGGAACAGGGCATCATTGCCGCCACCTCGCAGCAATACCCCTTGCGCATGGCAGCCATGGGGGTTCAGGCCGGGGTCGAGTATGTCAAAACCGGCAAGAAGGCCTCGGGCTACGTGGATACTGGGGTCGAGCTGATTGCCAAGGCGCCCGTGCCCGGTGTTGCCAGCAAAGACGTGAAGTACGGTCTGGCCAATTGCTGGGGCCAGTAG
- the yedA gene encoding drug/metabolite exporter YedA, with translation MVVTVQPSLFRPHNPLLVLLSLLALYFIWGSTYLAIHYAVQGFPPFLGSAIRFLVAGGALYVFLRGRGMPMPTPAEWGGAARVGILLMGGGMGGVMLASSLGVASSLTAIFPAATPLLVVLFSGLWGRWPHRTEWVGLLVGFGGVILLSLEGSLRSNLVATLILACAPLCWAFGTAWSRHLPLPSGLMTSATQMLTGGLFLLGLSLLLGERMIQMPGLGAILALLYLTVFGSLIAYSAFTYLLDTVRPALATSYAYVNPVVAVLLGVFIAHEKLDIYTFIALPIILLGVALVAVARK, from the coding sequence GTGGTTGTGACGGTGCAGCCAAGCCTGTTCCGTCCCCACAACCCACTCTTGGTGCTGCTGTCGTTGCTGGCTTTGTACTTTATCTGGGGCTCGACCTACCTGGCCATCCACTACGCCGTACAGGGGTTTCCTCCATTTCTGGGTAGTGCGATTCGCTTCCTGGTGGCGGGTGGAGCGCTGTATGTGTTTTTGCGTGGACGGGGGATGCCCATGCCCACACCTGCGGAGTGGGGGGGTGCAGCCCGGGTGGGCATTCTGCTGATGGGGGGTGGTATGGGCGGGGTGATGCTGGCTTCCTCGCTGGGGGTGGCCTCGAGCCTCACCGCCATCTTTCCTGCCGCAACTCCCCTGCTGGTGGTGCTGTTCTCGGGTCTGTGGGGCCGCTGGCCGCACCGCACGGAGTGGGTGGGGCTCCTGGTGGGGTTTGGTGGGGTGATATTGCTCTCGCTCGAGGGCTCCCTGCGCTCCAACCTGGTGGCCACACTCATTCTGGCCTGTGCGCCTCTGTGCTGGGCCTTTGGTACGGCCTGGAGCCGCCACCTTCCTCTGCCCAGCGGGCTGATGACCTCGGCTACCCAGATGCTCACCGGCGGGCTTTTTCTGCTGGGCCTGAGCCTCCTCCTGGGTGAGCGCATGATCCAGATGCCGGGCCTGGGGGCCATCCTGGCTCTGCTGTACCTCACAGTGTTCGGTTCCCTGATTGCCTACAGTGCTTTTACCTACCTGCTCGATACCGTGCGCCCCGCCCTGGCTACCAGCTACGCCTATGTGAACCCGGTGGTGGCGGTGCTGTTGGGGGTTTTCATTGCCCACGAAAAGCTGGACATCTACACCTTTATCGCCCTGCCCATCATTTTGCTGGGGGTGGCGCTGGTCGCGGTGGCGCGGAAGTGA
- a CDS encoding ABC transporter permease yields MAEQPSGTTQSPRSILERLPSLTILGPLVALLLAIVFFSLQSERFLTGQNFSLILQQVSVVAVLAIGQTLIILTAGIDLSVGFVMALGTMVMAKFAVDLGMPPLLAILCGMVVTTAFGFLNGFLITRFKLPPFIVTLGTMNIAFALTQIYSRAQTVSNLPDAHLFWGNTFRLGETVFTYGVVLVIVLYLLVWFFLSETAPGRHLYAVGNNPEAARLMGIPTQRVLLLTYTIAGLFYGIAGWLLISRTSVADPNAGQTENLETITAVVLGGTSLFGGRGMILGTLLGAIIVGVFRNGLTLMGVSSVYQVLITGILVILAVVADQISKRRG; encoded by the coding sequence ATGGCAGAGCAACCATCCGGCACCACCCAGTCTCCCAGAAGCATACTGGAGAGGCTACCGAGCCTCACCATCCTGGGCCCCCTGGTAGCGCTTTTGTTGGCCATTGTCTTTTTTAGCCTGCAATCGGAACGCTTTTTGACCGGGCAGAACTTTTCCCTGATTTTGCAGCAGGTCTCGGTAGTGGCGGTGCTGGCGATTGGGCAGACCCTAATTATCCTAACCGCTGGGATTGACCTCTCGGTAGGCTTTGTGATGGCCCTGGGAACCATGGTGATGGCCAAGTTCGCGGTGGATCTGGGGATGCCTCCGCTGTTGGCCATTTTGTGTGGGATGGTCGTTACTACTGCTTTTGGCTTTTTGAACGGCTTTTTGATCACCCGCTTCAAGCTGCCCCCCTTTATTGTCACCCTGGGCACCATGAACATCGCCTTTGCCCTCACCCAGATTTACTCGAGGGCCCAGACCGTGAGCAACCTGCCCGATGCCCACCTGTTCTGGGGCAATACCTTTCGCTTGGGCGAGACGGTCTTCACCTATGGGGTGGTACTGGTGATTGTGCTTTACCTGTTGGTCTGGTTTTTCCTAAGCGAGACCGCCCCAGGCCGCCACCTTTATGCCGTGGGCAACAACCCCGAGGCCGCCCGCTTGATGGGCATTCCCACCCAGCGGGTGCTGCTCCTGACCTACACCATCGCAGGATTATTCTACGGAATCGCCGGTTGGCTTCTGATTTCCCGTACCAGTGTGGCCGACCCCAACGCTGGGCAGACCGAGAATCTCGAGACCATCACCGCCGTGGTGCTGGGCGGAACCAGCCTATTTGGGGGGCGGGGGATGATTCTGGGCACCCTGCTGGGGGCCATCATCGTGGGGGTTTTTCGCAACGGCCTGACCCTGATGGGGGTCTCCTCGGTCTATCAAGTGCTCATTACCGGCATCCTGGTGATCCTGGCGGTAGTGGCTGACCAAATCTCCAAACGGAGGGGCTAA
- a CDS encoding monothiol bacilliredoxin BrxC family protein codes for MRERMYAITTPEEADIFIDSQPVTAIFKAGTCHKTMQGWGNVEKILRERPEIPVGIIKVVEHRPASNRVAERTGIVHHSPQIILFRNGQPLFELNNWDITLENLEPLFSQHLPDVKVEKPQEGGTSNLEPYKRLLDAYLSGAVSESQFTWTYLNMFREDASLRSQEEFALLNSLFGNPDEHHIHPRAIMQYEQENPQPTPLRERVQALRAQLETL; via the coding sequence ATGAGAGAGCGCATGTATGCCATTACCACCCCCGAAGAAGCCGACATATTTATCGACAGCCAGCCCGTTACCGCCATTTTCAAAGCCGGCACCTGCCACAAAACCATGCAGGGCTGGGGCAACGTAGAAAAAATACTGCGGGAACGACCCGAAATTCCGGTGGGCATTATCAAGGTGGTGGAGCACCGCCCGGCCTCCAACCGGGTGGCCGAGCGCACCGGCATTGTGCACCACTCACCCCAGATTATTCTTTTCCGCAACGGCCAGCCGCTCTTTGAGCTAAACAACTGGGACATTACCCTGGAAAACCTCGAGCCCCTCTTCAGCCAGCACCTGCCCGATGTGAAGGTAGAAAAACCACAGGAAGGTGGCACGAGCAACCTCGAGCCCTACAAGCGCCTGCTGGACGCTTACCTGAGTGGAGCTGTAAGTGAGTCACAGTTCACCTGGACGTATCTGAATATGTTCCGCGAGGATGCCTCGCTGCGCTCGCAGGAAGAGTTTGCGCTGCTCAACTCGCTGTTTGGCAACCCCGACGAGCACCACATTCACCCCAGGGCCATCATGCAATACGAGCAAGAAAACCCCCAGCCCACGCCTTTGCGCGAGCGGGTGCAGGCCCTGCGGGCTCAGCTCGAGACCCTGTAA
- a CDS encoding histone deacetylase: MYRAYSTSHCILELPEYHPFPKYKYSGVAEALKQDLNIQPAPAIAWETLALAHTHEYLQKLRTEGLSRQEAHKVGLPWTQSLLTRALHAAGGTLAATQDALQTGLGLNLAGGTHHAYPGRAEGYCLFNDVAIAIAQLRAQGWRGRALVVDLDAHQGNGTAVFFRHDPHVFTLSIHAERNYPLKKEQSDLDVGLSDATGDAEYLEALEPALEKAFAFRPDLVFFNAGVDVLQNDRFGRLGLSLWGLAERDRRVFAKVKQAHVPLVVVMGGGYNRDPHITVTAHAQTYRLALEAR, encoded by the coding sequence ATGTATCGGGCCTACTCCACCTCCCACTGCATCCTCGAGCTCCCTGAATATCACCCTTTCCCCAAGTACAAATACAGCGGGGTTGCCGAGGCGCTTAAGCAAGACCTGAACATCCAACCGGCCCCCGCCATTGCCTGGGAGACCCTGGCCCTGGCCCATACCCACGAGTACCTGCAAAAGCTCCGCACCGAGGGGCTGAGCCGCCAGGAGGCCCACAAGGTAGGGCTGCCCTGGACCCAAAGCCTGCTGACGCGGGCCTTACATGCTGCGGGCGGCACCCTGGCCGCCACCCAGGATGCCCTGCAAACCGGCCTGGGCCTCAACCTGGCCGGGGGCACCCACCATGCCTATCCAGGCCGGGCCGAGGGGTACTGCCTGTTCAACGACGTGGCCATAGCCATCGCCCAACTGCGGGCCCAAGGCTGGCGCGGACGGGCCCTGGTCGTAGACCTGGACGCCCACCAGGGCAACGGCACGGCGGTTTTTTTTCGGCATGACCCCCATGTGTTTACCCTCTCGATACACGCCGAGCGCAACTACCCCCTCAAAAAGGAGCAAAGCGACCTGGACGTGGGCTTGAGCGATGCCACCGGCGATGCCGAATATCTGGAAGCTCTGGAGCCCGCCCTGGAAAAAGCCTTCGCCTTCAGACCCGACCTGGTCTTCTTCAATGCGGGGGTAGATGTACTGCAAAACGACCGCTTTGGGCGGCTGGGCCTCAGTTTGTGGGGGCTGGCCGAGCGGGATCGGCGGGTGTTCGCAAAAGTGAAGCAGGCCCACGTGCCCCTGGTGGTGGTCATGGGCGGCGGCTACAACCGCGACCCCCACATCACGGTAACGGCCCATGCTCAGACCTACCGGCTGGCGCTCGAGGCCCGTTAG
- the pdxY gene encoding pyridoxal kinase PdxY, whose protein sequence is MQPPRSILSIQSWVSYGHAGNAAAVFPLQRMGFEVWAIHTVQFSNHTGYGQWKGMIMPPEHLSAVVEGIAEREVLGQCDAVLSGYMGSGGTAEAILSALARVRQRNPRALFCCDPVMGDEGRGLFVRPEIPEIIKHQVLPRADIITPNQFELELLTELSAKTLREVLEAAHIVRAQIHQAGPRIVVVTSMLREGAPEGTIETLAVADEGAWLVRTPRIPLEPPRNGTGDAIAALFLGHYLKTGNVALSLENAVSAMYNMLLLTHQMNTREIQLIAAQEEYVNPSQRFSAEQVA, encoded by the coding sequence ATGCAACCACCCCGCAGTATTCTTTCCATTCAGAGTTGGGTCTCATACGGTCATGCCGGCAACGCTGCGGCGGTGTTCCCCTTGCAACGCATGGGCTTCGAGGTCTGGGCCATCCACACCGTTCAGTTCTCCAACCACACCGGCTACGGGCAGTGGAAGGGCATGATCATGCCCCCCGAGCACCTGAGCGCAGTGGTAGAAGGCATTGCCGAGCGCGAGGTGCTGGGGCAGTGCGACGCAGTGCTATCGGGCTACATGGGCAGCGGCGGCACAGCCGAGGCCATTTTGTCGGCCCTGGCCCGGGTACGCCAACGCAACCCCAGGGCGCTTTTTTGTTGCGACCCGGTGATGGGCGATGAGGGGCGGGGGTTGTTCGTGCGCCCCGAAATTCCCGAGATCATCAAGCACCAGGTGCTGCCCCGGGCCGACATCATCACCCCCAATCAGTTCGAGCTCGAGCTCCTCACCGAGCTTTCCGCCAAAACCCTGCGCGAGGTACTGGAGGCCGCCCACATCGTTCGTGCGCAAATTCATCAGGCCGGCCCCCGCATCGTGGTAGTCACCAGCATGCTGCGCGAGGGGGCGCCGGAGGGCACCATCGAAACCCTGGCCGTGGCCGATGAGGGGGCCTGGCTGGTGCGCACCCCCCGTATTCCCCTCGAGCCCCCCCGCAACGGCACTGGCGACGCCATCGCGGCGTTGTTCCTGGGCCATTACCTGAAAACCGGCAACGTGGCGCTGAGCCTGGAGAACGCGGTCTCGGCCATGTACAACATGCTCCTGCTCACCCACCAGATGAACACCCGCGAAATTCAACTAATAGCCGCCCAGGAAGAGTATGTGAACCCCAGCCAGCGCTTTTCCGCCGAACAGGTGGCGTAG
- a CDS encoding cytochrome P450, whose translation MILDPTELELRQDPLAFFVHLSRTSPDITTFRFASGKEIVFLNHPDPIREVLIERAELFHKSDLTRAFAGGMGNGILLSEGEFWKQQSRLMRPAFHYKRLQGYAEVMRRFTLEMLAHWQNSEIRHIDEDMNALTLRVVAKCMFDVEAGEDREIMHRAIMLGQKVVGQMVYGWLNLPDWHPAMNRDGIRVVRALNEMVSRHIAWRRERGDLGDDLLSMLLEAQNQPDVELSDRQLRDEVLTVITAGLETTANALIWTWYLLDQHPEVKARLRAEVDSLGKLPGFEGVQRLPYLDQVFKESLRLYPPVWIIGRENVEALELGGLKLAPKTQMVMSQWTAHRDPRFFEQPDLFRPERWTPEFEKSLPKGAYFPFSLGPRVCTGQGFATVEYKIIVATVLQKFDLELARPAPIRPEPNFTLCAHGGLPMRVRERK comes from the coding sequence ATGATCCTCGACCCCACCGAGCTCGAGCTGCGCCAAGACCCCCTGGCTTTTTTTGTTCACCTCTCCCGCACCAGCCCCGACATTACCACCTTCCGCTTTGCCTCGGGCAAGGAGATTGTTTTTCTCAACCACCCTGACCCGATTCGCGAAGTGCTCATCGAGCGGGCCGAGCTGTTCCACAAATCCGACCTGACCCGCGCCTTTGCCGGGGGCATGGGCAACGGCATTTTGCTTTCCGAGGGCGAGTTCTGGAAGCAGCAGAGCCGGCTGATGCGTCCGGCCTTCCACTACAAGCGCCTGCAGGGCTACGCCGAGGTGATGCGCCGGTTTACCCTGGAGATGCTCGCGCACTGGCAAAACAGCGAAATTCGGCACATCGACGAGGACATGAACGCCCTCACGTTGCGGGTGGTGGCCAAGTGCATGTTCGATGTGGAGGCCGGCGAAGACCGCGAGATCATGCACCGGGCCATCATGCTGGGGCAAAAGGTGGTGGGGCAGATGGTCTATGGCTGGCTCAACCTACCCGACTGGCACCCCGCCATGAACCGCGACGGCATCCGGGTGGTGCGGGCCCTGAACGAGATGGTGAGCCGTCACATCGCCTGGCGAAGGGAGCGCGGCGACCTGGGCGACGATCTGCTCTCCATGCTCCTGGAGGCCCAGAACCAGCCCGACGTAGAGCTTTCCGACCGGCAACTGCGCGACGAGGTGCTCACGGTAATCACGGCGGGCCTCGAGACCACCGCCAACGCCCTGATCTGGACGTGGTACCTGCTCGACCAGCATCCAGAGGTGAAGGCCAGGCTAAGGGCCGAGGTGGACAGCCTGGGCAAGCTGCCGGGCTTTGAAGGGGTGCAACGTCTGCCCTATCTGGATCAGGTCTTCAAGGAAAGCCTGCGGCTGTATCCGCCGGTCTGGATTATCGGGCGTGAAAACGTGGAGGCGCTCGAGCTCGGCGGCCTGAAGCTAGCCCCCAAGACCCAGATGGTGATGAGCCAGTGGACCGCCCACCGCGACCCCCGCTTCTTCGAGCAACCCGACCTTTTCCGGCCCGAGCGCTGGACCCCCGAGTTCGAAAAATCGCTGCCCAAGGGAGCCTATTTCCCCTTTAGCCTGGGGCCCCGGGTATGTACAGGTCAGGGTTTTGCCACGGTGGAGTACAAGATAATTGTGGCCACAGTGCTGCAAAAGTTCGACCTCGAGCTCGCCCGCCCGGCCCCCATCCGCCCTGAGCCCAACTTCACCCTCTGCGCTCACGGGGGGCTGCCCATGCGGGTGCGCGAGCGGAAGTAG
- a CDS encoding cysteine hydrolase family protein, which produces MSRTALLLIDIQQGLDDTAYFGPRNNPLFERNVAALLEKFRQTGAPVLHVQHHSLRLTSPLCPGQPGHDFKLEARPLEGEPVFAKTVNSAFIGTDLEAYLHREGIARLVVAGLTTDHCVSTTVRMAGNLGFEVWLVGDACATFAKQSPEGMIPADEVHRVHLASLEGEFCTVVSTQEALERKWL; this is translated from the coding sequence ATGTCCAGAACCGCCTTGCTGCTTATTGACATCCAACAAGGGCTCGACGATACCGCCTACTTTGGCCCTCGCAACAACCCCCTGTTCGAACGCAACGTGGCCGCCTTGCTGGAGAAGTTTCGGCAGACCGGTGCGCCGGTTCTTCACGTCCAGCACCACTCGCTTCGCCTTACCTCGCCGCTCTGCCCCGGTCAACCCGGACACGACTTCAAGCTCGAGGCCCGCCCCCTGGAAGGGGAGCCGGTCTTCGCCAAGACCGTCAACAGCGCCTTTATAGGCACCGACCTCGAGGCCTATCTGCACCGGGAGGGCATCGCCCGCTTGGTGGTGGCGGGCCTGACCACCGACCACTGCGTCTCCACCACCGTGCGCATGGCCGGCAACCTGGGCTTCGAGGTGTGGCTGGTGGGAGATGCCTGCGCTACCTTTGCCAAGCAAAGCCCCGAGGGCATGATTCCGGCCGACGAGGTGCACCGGGTGCATCTGGCCAGCCTGGAGGGAGAGTTCTGCACGGTGGTCAGCACCCAGGAAGCCCTGGAGAGAAAGTGGTTGTGA
- a CDS encoding LacI family DNA-binding transcriptional regulator: MISLDDVAKLAQVSPATVSRALSRPEMVAEATRERILQAARELGYQPNQLARSLRQRSSRTLGLIITDILNPFHATLAKGVQDAAEKHNYTVFLFNTDEDPEKEQRALNALRGHLPQGLLIVPTPKAKENLKLVPKLPTVELDRSSGTPGVRTVMVDNIGGARTAVQHLIELGHRRIGMIVGRLDISTAVERLQGYREALTAAGISYCEKLVLPGNHREEDGRQAALTLLNLPPEERPTALFVGNNEMTVGAVLAVRELGLRIPQELSIVGFDDSRWAATMHPALTVVAQPTYELGFLACETLLSSLSRGQPALPTSIRLDVSFIVRESTAPPDGFTNGLKRRRRRKH; this comes from the coding sequence ATGATTAGCCTCGACGATGTTGCCAAACTGGCCCAGGTCTCTCCTGCGACCGTTTCGCGCGCCCTATCCCGGCCCGAAATGGTCGCCGAGGCTACCCGCGAGCGCATTCTTCAGGCCGCCCGGGAGCTTGGTTACCAGCCCAACCAGCTTGCCCGAAGCCTGCGACAACGCAGCAGCCGTACCCTAGGCCTGATCATCACCGACATCCTCAACCCCTTTCACGCCACCCTGGCCAAAGGCGTGCAGGATGCCGCCGAGAAGCACAATTACACGGTTTTTCTCTTCAACACCGACGAAGACCCCGAAAAAGAGCAGCGTGCCCTCAACGCCCTGCGGGGTCATCTGCCCCAGGGGTTGCTAATCGTACCAACCCCTAAAGCCAAAGAAAACCTCAAGCTCGTACCCAAGCTGCCTACGGTAGAACTCGATCGCAGCAGCGGAACCCCCGGTGTACGCACAGTGATGGTTGACAACATTGGCGGAGCGCGCACCGCTGTGCAGCATCTGATTGAGCTGGGTCACCGACGTATCGGCATGATTGTCGGGCGTCTCGACATTTCCACCGCTGTCGAGCGTCTCCAGGGCTACCGAGAAGCCCTGACCGCAGCAGGTATCTCCTATTGCGAAAAACTGGTTCTTCCCGGCAACCACCGTGAGGAAGACGGGCGCCAAGCAGCCCTCACCCTGCTCAACCTTCCACCCGAAGAACGCCCCACCGCCCTGTTTGTAGGCAACAACGAGATGACCGTGGGCGCAGTGCTGGCGGTGCGTGAGCTGGGCCTGCGCATCCCCCAGGAACTCTCCATCGTAGGCTTCGACGACTCCCGCTGGGCGGCTACCATGCACCCAGCGCTAACCGTTGTGGCCCAGCCCACCTACGAGTTGGGCTTCCTGGCTTGTGAGACCCTTCTGAGTTCGCTTAGCCGGGGCCAGCCGGCCCTGCCAACCAGCATTCGGCTGGATGTGAGTTTCATTGTTCGAGAGTCCACCGCCCCACCGGACGGTTTTACCAATGGACTCAAGCGACGAAGGAGGCGGAAGCACTGA
- a CDS encoding Lrp/AsnC family transcriptional regulator — MVQLDMRDKAILLELQQESRLSYAEMGSRVGLSPAAVHDRVKKLERKGVIRAYKIQVDPEALGLKLTAFVAIRLDNNFTGREIQPGLEQFHQIEEMHSIAGENDLLLKVRTSDTKALEALIYRIKAVPGIARITSTIVLSTALEGRPLVPGESDESIELR; from the coding sequence ATGGTTCAGCTAGATATGCGCGACAAGGCGATTTTGCTCGAGCTACAGCAAGAAAGCCGGCTTTCCTATGCCGAAATGGGCAGCCGGGTAGGGCTTTCTCCGGCAGCCGTGCACGACCGGGTAAAAAAACTCGAGCGCAAAGGCGTTATCCGGGCATACAAAATTCAGGTAGACCCCGAAGCCCTGGGCCTCAAGCTAACGGCCTTTGTGGCCATTCGGCTGGACAACAACTTCACCGGACGGGAAATCCAGCCCGGCCTCGAGCAATTCCACCAGATCGAGGAGATGCACAGCATCGCCGGAGAAAATGACCTGTTGCTCAAGGTGCGCACCAGCGATACCAAAGCCCTGGAAGCTCTTATTTACCGTATTAAGGCCGTGCCAGGCATCGCCCGTATCACCTCGACCATTGTGCTCTCGACGGCGCTGGAAGGCCGCCCATTGGTTCCTGGCGAAAGCGACGAATCCATCGAGTTGCGTTGA
- a CDS encoding nitronate monooxygenase, with translation MAFDLTPHPIVQAPMAGGATTPELVAAVSNVGGLGSLAGVMLPPDKLGEEIRKIRALTDRPFNVNPFVLKPVEVSQAELQTALERLQPIRAELGLLPPGLEVPPVTP, from the coding sequence ATGGCTTTTGACCTGACCCCCCACCCCATCGTTCAGGCCCCCATGGCGGGAGGGGCCACCACCCCCGAGCTGGTGGCTGCTGTTTCCAACGTGGGCGGACTGGGCTCGCTGGCAGGGGTCATGCTCCCGCCCGATAAGCTGGGCGAGGAGATTCGCAAAATTCGTGCCCTAACCGACCGGCCCTTCAATGTCAACCCATTTGTGTTGAAGCCGGTAGAGGTTTCGCAAGCCGAGCTGCAAACCGCTTTAGAACGCCTGCAACCCATCCGGGCCGAGTTGGGCCTGCTGCCGCCTGGGCTGGAGGTGCCGCCCGTGACGCCCTAG